DNA sequence from the Peptoniphilus sp. GNH genome:
ACTGGTGCCAATGAAAGAGGTAAGCTCGGCAGGTTTGAGCTTGCCAATGGGGGGACTCTTTTTCTTGATGAGATTGGGGATTTGCCAATCCACTTGCAGCCTAAACTTTTGAGGGTTTTGCAAGATAGAAGCTTTGTGCGTCTTGGCGGCAAAAAGAGAATTCAGATAAATTTTAGGCTCATAACTGCGACTAATAAAAATTTGGAAAAGATGGTGCTAGATAATACTTTCAGAGATGATTTATATTACAGACTAAATGTAATACCTATAAATATACCGCCTCTTAGACAGAGACCAGAGGATATACCTCTTATAGCCGATCTCAAGCTAAGGCAATATTGCAAGAAGCTAAACAAAAATGGCATGATATTATCTCCTGCTACTATGGATATTTTGAAGTCTTATGCTTGGCCCGGCAATATCAGAGAGCTAGAAAATATAATAGAGTATCTGGTAAATATTTCCAATGATCAGATAATCTCGCAAGATCTCTTGCCCCTTAAATTTAAAACTGTATCTGCTCCATCGCCCGACTACTCTAAACAAAGTGTAAGTGTTGATATAGAAAATGAAACTTTAAAGACTCTTATGGATAAGTATGAAAAGGATGTTTTAAGTATGTATGTAAGGCATTTTGGCTCATCTACATCTCAAAAGCAAGAGATTGCCGATAAGCTCGGGATTAATCTGTCCACTCTTTATAGGAAGCTTTACAGATACAATTTGGATTGAAAATAAAATTTACGGAAATTTTTGGTTTTGCTTTTAAGCTTTTGTAAGGAGGAGATTATTTTGAAAAGAAGCTTTAAAAAGGTTCTTATCTATAATATATTCGCCCTGTTGTTTTAGCTTATCTTAAATCTTATAAGCTCTGGAATAAAAAGAGAAAATATTAAGGCTTTCATCATTCTCACATTTTTGGGAGAGCTTGCCTACTTAGCAAGTGTTTTTTTGGGGCTTTTATTGGCAAAGTTTTTTAAAAAATAATATTTGACTCCTTTTTATAAAATTTTGGCCATTTTAACTGGTTTATGGGCTCATTTTTGAATAAATATTTTTATGTCTTACACATTTTCAAAAAAGTTTTTATCAATTTGTTTAGTAAATGATAATTGGGGCATATATATTATCGGGGAAAATTTATTTAAAATTATTTAAGGAGTGAATAATATGGCTAAAAATTTAAAAGGTACACAAACAGCAATAAATCTTATGAAGTCTTTCGCAGGTGAATGTCAAGCTAATAGACGTTACACCTTCTATGCAAAGCAAGCTGAAAAAGATGGCTACATTCAAATAAGGGATATCTTTACCGAAACTGCAAGGAATGAATCTGAACACGCAAAGAGATTTTTCAAATTCCTACAAGCAGGTGGTTTTGGTGGAGAGACTATTGAAATTACTTCATCTTTCCCAGTTGAACTTACAGACACTAAGGCCAACTTAAAGGCTGCAGCTGCTGGAGAAAATGAAGAAGCGACTTCAATGTATCCTGAATTCGCAAAGGTTGCAAAGGAAGAAGGCTTTGAAGATATTGCTAAAGCTTTTACTGAAATCGGTGAAGTTGAAGAAGCCCACGAAGAAAGATACTTGAAACTTCTAAAAAATATCGAAGAAGGAAAGGTATTTGAAAGGGACGAAGTTGTGAGATGGCACTGCCTAAACTGTGGTTATATCCACGAAGGAAAATCAGCTCCAGAAGTTTGTCCTGCATGTGCGCACCCACAAAAGTACTTCGAACTTTGGGTTGAAGCTTACTAAAACAAGAGGGGATTGTCCTCTCTTATACATAAAAAAATGGGCGAGAGCTGTTTTAAAAAACGCTCATCGCCTATTTTATTTTCTAAAAACTATGCCATCTTCTTTTATTTCATCTATTATTGCAAGCGAACAGAGGTCATAGCCTTCTTGTCTTAAAAACTTGCCTCCCTTTTGAAATCCCTTCTCTATGGCAACCCCAAGTCCTAAAATTTGTGAGCCGGCTTGCTTGGCGACATCTATAAGTCCTTTCATCGCCATCCCCT
Encoded proteins:
- a CDS encoding rubrerythrin family protein, with product MAKNLKGTQTAINLMKSFAGECQANRRYTFYAKQAEKDGYIQIRDIFTETARNESEHAKRFFKFLQAGGFGGETIEITSSFPVELTDTKANLKAAAAGENEEATSMYPEFAKVAKEEGFEDIAKAFTEIGEVEEAHEERYLKLLKNIEEGKVFERDEVVRWHCLNCGYIHEGKSAPEVCPACAHPQKYFELWVEAY